The proteins below come from a single Eptesicus fuscus isolate TK198812 chromosome 5, DD_ASM_mEF_20220401, whole genome shotgun sequence genomic window:
- the SAMD4A gene encoding protein Smaug homolog 1 isoform X4 → MILTPIKAYSSPSATPEARRREPQAPHPASLMGPESQSPDCKDSATAPGATATTSAGASGGLQPHHLSSCDGELAVAPLPEGDLPGQFTRVMGKVCTQLLVSRPDEENISSYLQLIDKCLIHEAFTETQKKRLLSWKQQVQKLFRSFPRKTLLDISGYRQQRNRGFGQSNSLPTAGSVGGGMGRRNPRQYQIPSRNVPSARLGLLGTSGFVSSTQRNTTANPTIMKQGRQNLWFANPGGSNSMPSRTHSSVQRTRSLPVHTSPQNMLMFQQPEFQLPVTEPDINNRLESLCLSMTEHALGDGVDRTSTI, encoded by the exons ATGATCCTGACTCCTATCAAGGCCTACAGCTCCCCGAGCGCCACCCCCGAGGCTCGCCGCCgggagccccaggccccacacCCGGCTTCGCTCATGGGCCCCGAGAGCCAGAGCCCCGACTGCAAAGACAGTGCCACGGCCCCCGGTGCCACAGCCACCACCTCAGCTGGCGCCAGCGGCGGGCTCCAGCCACACCATCTCAGCAGCTGTGACGGGGAGTTGGCTGTCGCCCCCCTGCCGGAGGGGGATCTCCCCGGGCAGTTCACACGTGTCATGGGGAAAG tgTGCACACAGCTCTTGGTCTCCAGACCCGATGAGGAGAATATAAGTTCCTATTTACAGCTCATAGACAAGTGTCTAATTCATGAG GCATTTACAGAGACGCAGAAAAAAAGATTGTTGTCATGGAAACAGCAGGTGCAGAAGCTCTTTCGGTCTTTCCCTCGGAAAACCCTCCTAGACATATCAGGATATCGACAGCAGAGAAA TCGCGGCTTTGGGCAGTCCAACTCCCTCCCGACGGCCGGCTCTGTGGGCGGCGGCATGGGCAGACGGAACCCACGCCAGTACCAGATCCCTTCTCGGAATGTCCCTTCCGCCCGCCTGGGCCTCTTGGGCACCAGTGGGTTCGTCAGCTCCACCCAGCGCAACACCACAGCCAACCCCACCATCATGAAACAAGGAAGACAG AACCTCTGGTTTGCCAACCCCGGGGGCAGCAACAGCATGCCAAGCCGCACCCACAGCTCCGTGCAGAGGACCCGCTCGCTGCCCGTGCACACTTCTCCCCAGAACATGCTGATGTTCCAGCAGCCAG AATTCCAGCTTCCCGTGACTGAACCTGACATCAACAACAGGCTGGAGTCCTTGTGCCTCAGTATGACCGAGCACGCCCTGGGAG ACGGGGTGGACCGGACCTCCACAATCTAA